ATGGGCTAAGGAAAGCTTCCAGGCAGTGATATGCCAAACATTCCCACGCCTTACAGTCTAGGGGCTATATTCACTCCTTAAATGATTATTCTTTGTTTACTAGAGGGTCTGGGGATTCTCTTATTATCTTGGTTGTTTATGTGGATGACATAGTTCTTACTAGGACTGATTTAGATGAAATTTTTGTCTTGAAAGCCTTTTTGCATGCTCAGTTCAAAATCAAAGACTTAGGCTTGTTGAATTATTTTCTTAGTATTGAGGTTTTGTACATTCCTTCTGGTGTTTTACTCCATCAACGCAAGTTCATTCATGATCTCTTGAAAGAATTTTGTTCTGATGTGTCTTCTCATGTGGTCTGCCCTCTTGAGTTACATGAAAAATTGAAGGCCAATATGGGTGATCTTTTACCCAGTCCTGAGTTGTATATGAGTTTGATTGGAAAGTTAAATTTCTTAACACATACTAGGCTAGATTTGTCCTTTTCTCTGCAAGATCTAAGTCAATTCATGCAGCATCCTTGTGTTCCTCATATGAAATCTGCCTTGCACCTCTTGAGGTGCTTGAAAGAGACTTCTGATTTTTGGTTGTTCTTCAACAACTCCTCTGATTTTTCTCTTCAAGTTTATTGTGATAATGATTGGGGTTCTTGTTCTGATTGTAGACCGTCAATGACTGGTTTTTGTATTATGCTGGGTGGCAGTTTGGTCAGCTGAAAATCCAAGAAACAACCTGTTGTCTCTCTATCCACCGCTGAGGCTGAGTATAGGTCCTTGAGAAAAGGTATGGTTGAGGATACCCAGCTCTCTAgacttttatctgattttttatttACTAATATTTCTTCTATTCCTGTCTACTGTGATAACCAGGATGCCATATACATTGCAAAGAATCCTATTTTTTATAAGCGAACCAAGTATATAAAGTTGGATTGTCACTTTGTGCGCACCAAGCTGGCTGATGGCTTGATTTCTCTACTACACACTTCTAGCTCTACCCAAATGGCTGACATTCTCACCAAACCTCTACCTAGTTCAGTCAATCATCTCCATATCAGCAAGTTGGGTGTGTTACCACCCTCCAACTTGAAGGGGATGTTAGAGTTTAATATTTGTATTGATGTGGGCTAGTTAGCTTAGTTAGTGTATTTAGGCTTGGCCCACGTTTTTATTTATAGCTTTAGTGGACTAAACAGGGTTATATAAATATAGTGGCCCATATTCTATTTTGTATAGAAGAAacattttattttacaaaaaatgatGAGAAATAAAGCTCTACTgaatctctctctttctctatgaAACTTCAAGCCCTAGTTACTATTTTCCTCAAAATCCATGTCGATTCTAGATTGTAATAGGGTGCAACTGTTTCCTGGTTCCTACGCGAACACAGAATGCTTTATGCGCCGAATTGCCCTTCTTTTAAGCAAAACCTTAATGATTCTTACTTTATACACCCATCCCATTCCTCTAGAGAGCTATGTAATTTGAATGATCTACTAATTTCTATCTAATAAGAACATTACATATACATTGATATAACCAGATTGTTAATGACATATATTTTTAACAAATCTTACGAATAAGAACAATATTAATTTGAATCAAATGATGTGAAAAGTCTCATAAATTTAATTCGATATTAAAGAAATTAACTGTCATTTATGAACAAAACAACAATTGTCAGTAATGTGTTCAAAATATTAGTATATGAcattgtatacggtcaaaattaaATGCCCCCAATTTTTAGGCTCATGGTTCCGTTCTAGGCCCGGGTCCAGGCAAGGTCGAAGTTCAAAATTGGTGGACCAGACTCGAGCTCGAAGATAGAGTGCGATGCCCGGAGATAGAAGTTCGAGGAATACCGAGGCCAAGTGTGCTCGACCTCGAATTAGTATCGTTATGGGTTTATAACAGAATGAGCTAGATTCTTGCCACATCCCCAAGATCATGGGGGTGAATCACGCAATAAGATTACACAATTCTGTACTAGGCGATCAGATAGCTGTATCAAGAATATTCCCTattgtaaatagaaatattccttatttGTAACATGATCTAATCACTAAGAAAAGAATATATTCTATACTTTTTGCCTACTATTTGTCAGCATTGTCCTTTTGCTCTACTGTTCTTACTTTACTTACCTTATTTTATTGCTATTAGTCTGTCTCGAGGTCACCGTCTCGAGCTCGCTACTGCTAGGttacattggtttgattcactaaTCTctttcatctttactttttatttcttgattattaattggtattaaactaaatcacatatctttaaatcCACAAATCAAACCTatttgttactcgtattttcgaagtaacagtttggcgcccaccgtggggctaaagataatagtggttatttctttactgattccGGTTACACACGTTTTTACTCTTTTTCTTGCCAAGATTTTTTGATTATCAGGTTGAAATATGTCTAGCTCACAAAATGCACCCATCCATGACaacgaaggtcttggagaaaacatCGACACATGGGTCGGTGTACCACCGATAAACCCAGGGGAAGTGCCAAATGTGGAACCAGTTGATTTTAGCTCTCATATCACTTTGAATGTAGATCTAGGCACGGAGCCCGAAGGAAATGTACATAGGGAAGCCCGATCCGGTGGCCAAAGAACACAAGGAATGGGGGATGGGGGAGTCAGCCTCTAACACAAGGAATGTAcatattcgagatgctgcaagcttAGCAAATCTCCATCGCTCAACTTCGGAGTCAGAATAAAACTCCAAATACAGCCGAACCAGTAAACACTTGGCATACTGAGCCAGTGCCAAAAAGGCCCGATGAAAGTGGCTCAGGGACTGACCCCACGATTTTGAGGATGCTCCAAGAGCTAACTAAGAGGATTGAGTCCagtgaaaagaaaattgaagacaATGATACAAAGATGGATACCTATAACTCCCATGTAGACCagataccgggggcacctccagttttgaaaggtttaaatacaaaaaccattcccttAGAGTGCGGCTCCGATGCTCATTCCCAAAATATTTTGCATGCCCGATATATCCAAATATAACGGAACAACTAACCTGGATGAtcatattacttcatacactcACGTAATCAAAGGAAATGATTTAAATGACGATGAGATCGAATCAGTCTTATtaaaaaagtttggagaaacactgtcgaaaggagctatgatttggtatcacaacttagctcataattctattgactcgtttGCTATGTTAGTAGATGCCTTTTTGAAAGAGCAcaccggggccataaaggtggccacgagaaaatcggatgtcttcaaaataaaacaaaggaaCGATGAGATATTAAGGGAGTTCGTGTCAAGGTTTCATATGGAAAGAATGGAATTACCaacagtctccgatgactgggcagtacaagcTTTCATGaagggtttgaatgaaaaaaaCTCGATCGCATCTcagcaattaaaataaaatttgatcgaatacccagctgtgacatggtcggatgtgcacaatcgcaaccagtcaaaaatcaaggttgaggatgaccagttgggagccccctcaggTTTAGTTCATCCTAACAGATTCATAGCCAAGCCACCGAGCAACACAGATCGGGAATCAAGATTCAAAAAGAATGGTATCAGCCGTATGTTAATCAAAAGAATAATGGCTCAGGTCGGAACACTCCTCCAAATGATCAAAGAAAAGATCGAGGCCAAAGTTCTCGATGACTCACGAGTAAGAGCGGGTTCGATAAGCATACCGACCGCATTGAGGCTCCTCGATtattagaatacaacttcagTGTAGATGCGTCGGGGATTGTCTCAGCTATTGGAAGAATCAAAGACACCAAGTGGCCCAAACCTATACAGACCGATCCTTTTCAAAGGATCCTgaacttgatgtgcaagtatcatggtacATATGGTCATAGAAAAGAAGATTACATGCAATTAAGGGAAGAAGTGGCTCGGTTGTTCAACAAGGGCCATATTCAAGAATACCTAAGTGATAgggctaagaatcacttcaaGGAGAGAGATGCAAGGAGAAATGAGCAAGAAGAACCTcaacatgtaatccacatgatcattggcggAGTCGATGTCCCTCAACGACCTGTGTTCAAATgcaccaaggtgtcgatcacGTGAGAAAAACGGACTCGGAGCTATGTGCCCGAAAACATCCTATCATTCTGCGACGAAGAAGCAGAAGGCGTATCTCAGCCCCACAACGATGCCctggtaatctctatccttttaaataaattcaagttaaatgtgttttagtggatctaggtagctcagcGAATATAGTtagatcgagggtcgtggagtAACTTTGCCTATAAGATTAGATTGTATCTGCATCGAGGGTCCTCAATTGCTTCAATATGGCGAGCGAAACAATAAAATGAGAGATTATCTTGCCAGTAAATGTTGTCGGGATCATACAAAACACcaagttccatgtcatcgaaggtgacatgaggtacaatgtacTCCTCGGGAGatcatggatacacaacatgagggcagtgccttcaactcttcaccagatgatgaagttcccgaCAGAGGAAGTAGTGAAAACAGTCTATAGAGAGCAACATGCtgcaaaagagatgtttgcaattAAGGAAGTGGCGCCGATACTGGAACCTTCAACCTCAGAGAAATCGAGCTCAAAAGATAAGCAGGCGACCAAGTAAGCAATCACCGCCTCTAGCCTCGATAGAGTCGGAGCAACAGATATGACAAGTATTCCACCATAAATCACCACACATCGTCTAAGCATCCCAGGTTCAAATCGGTGGagcaaaaaaggaggcctcaATCCGAGGTAAAGAATGCATTTGTAAAagatgaggtaaccaaacttcttaaaataggatttactcgggaggtaaagtaccccgagtgGTTAACCAAcgtagttgtagttcctaaaaaaaagcttgtccaaaagatcttttccccttgccaaacattagtcgtatgatcgatgccacaACTGGCCATGACTCCATTGCTACAACGTAGTGCCCTTCAGGCTAAAGAATgcaggagctacataccaacgcctagttaataaaacaTTCGAAGAAGAAATAGGAAAAACAATGGAAgtctatattgatgatatgtaggtcaagtccctgcgcgcagaggaccactTTGTTCATTTGTAGGAAACACTCAAAATTTTGAGGAAATACTACATGAAACTTAACCCaaagaaatgtgccttcggagttaGGCATGAAGGCCACCCCGTGTTCTCTAGTATATGGCTCCAAGGCCCTCATCCCCAtcgaggtcggagaacccagCACCAGGTTTCGACATGCCTCGGaggaatcaaatcacgaggccaTGAATGCTAGCTTTGAGGtattagatgaaaagcgagaGGCAACGCTTGTTCGGATGGCCGCACAGAAGCAAAGGACGGACCTTCGACACTTTGGAATTGGGACTTAGTTCTACGAAtggtcaccctcaatactcgagaccctaataaagggaaactaggcccgaattTTGAAGGGCCGTACCGAGTCCTCAGAATTGTtggtaaaggatcttacaaacttaggTGAACAACTGATTAAAACATATTATTAATCAaatgatactactgctaaggtatgactttatCCTTTGTCTATTTGAGATTAAAATAACTTATTACAGATATTCGATCGAAGCTATCAAAGGTACGCGATCTCGGAGACACCCCTTTTTACATGAAGCCTCAGGTGTTTAAAGCATGTGttacactcttttttccttatatcgaattttgtcccaaatgagttttaccggcaaggtttttaatgtgGCAACAGTTATGTACTACCTAAGGAGAACTAaatagtatccaaggcttcttttcaattaacctcgaatactgggggcatcacccttggaggttatattttcaaggaaaatactttacgcctaagagggcctcgacaggaaaactttgtaatgggccaaacagcCAGATGAACTGTGAACaaatagaatagtcgagccccaacaacaaaacatgtacgcattaCTTGAAGAAGCATTCTGTTTATAtcaaaaacactttgtgtctcaaaaACGTTTACTATTATACGAACTCTACACTTATAATCCTACGGGAAACGGCTCAAGAGACAAAGCATAAAAGTACCCCAAATACTCGAggactgtcatcgacagtcaaTACATTTGAGTCACCAAAAACTCGGATTCATAAGACCTTCAAGAGGCATCCCCTCaaaacaaaggccaaggccaatatactcggggactaacttttCAAACATGCTCAAaaagttatcgggaaacaagtccaagtgacatacctgaaggctacgaccatattaaaAGACTACGGTCATGTAAAAAGGATGCAGCCTaaataatgcggctcggagacgtccaaCTTCTGCTATAAATCaaaggccttcaaacactttgtaAAAACCGGTTAAATCAGGATATCCTCGGCAAAAGCAAAAATTTAAAGGGCTTCAATAAAATCAGCACTCGAATAATCTAAAGGCTTCAGTAGACATGAGCTTTCaaaaaaacctcaagaggtattcgattaCGTTTATACAAACTAATTAGTAATAAGGTTACGATATGTCAAACCTTCGAAAAACCCAAACGGGTACAAAAAACACTTCCTTAGGCATACAAAAAAATTTACTAAGACTTTTAgccgaaaaaagggaaaaattatagCCATTTTAGAGGCCGAAACGACCCAACTTAAAGAGACTAAAGTCCGATATGTAAGattttaagggcaaacttaaagAGCCTAATGCCGATGTATAAGAGCCTAAATGGCCAACTTCGAAAGGCTTAAGAGCCAAAAACATAAAGTTCGAGACTCCGCTCTCACTCGACTCGGACTCAAGAGTCACAATACCTTGAGCTCACATCAAATTGATTAAAACTTAGCTGGAGGATTATTATATATATCGATAAAGACCCAAGGGTTTATTATTTCCCGAGTCCGAACCAATTCTCGAGCCAACCATTCAAGTTATGCAATCAATGTATTCTATAAAAAAAGACAAAATGAAATCCAATACAAAATGAAATCCAACGCAAGTCAAAAAGTTCCTTTTGTATTTCCAAAAGATGATTACAAAAGATATCTGCACAAGGGATACTTGCACAAAAAATGTGAATAAGGaaacctaaatctacttcggTGCTATATCCTCGGCAGCTGCACCTTTAGGAGCAGTATCTTCGGGGTCCTCACCCTCGGGGACTCCATCCTCATCTTCTCCACTCTCGGAGCCACTGGCTGAATCGTCCTCATCGGAGAGCAAAGCAACAGCCTCTTCTTCCAAGGCCTTCACCTTTTCTATATTGGCTGAGAGATCGAAGCCGTGAGCATGTacctcctcgagggtttccctccgggACTGTCGCCTAGCATGGTCGGGTGCACATGATAACTTAACTTCAGCTGTAATGGAGATCTCCTTGGACCGGGCATTTGTTGCTTCAGCGTCATCCCG
This sequence is a window from Nicotiana sylvestris chromosome 3, ASM39365v2, whole genome shotgun sequence. Protein-coding genes within it:
- the LOC138887059 gene encoding uncharacterized mitochondrial protein AtMg00810-like — its product is MRKEFESLEASQTWEIAEFSHGKKPIGCKWVYKVKYKANGTIESNKKKWPLFQLDVNNAFLHGDLDEEVYMKLPPGLFVHSISVCGTLIGSGDSLIILVVYVDDIVLTRTDLDEIFVLKAFLHAQFKIKDLGLLNYFLSIEVLYIPSGVLLHQRKFIHDLLKEFCSDVSSHVVCPLELHEKLKANMGDLLPSPELYMSLIGKLNFLTHTRLDLSFSLQDLSQFMQHPCVPHMKSALHLLRCLKETSDFWLFFNNSSDFSLQVYCDNDWGSCSDCRPSMTGFCIMLGGSLVS